The Primulina huaijiensis isolate GDHJ02 chromosome 12, ASM1229523v2, whole genome shotgun sequence genome has a window encoding:
- the LOC140990084 gene encoding putative dehydration-responsive element-binding protein 2H: protein MEPAKKTTVGRSRKGCMRGKGGPDNALCTYRGVRQRTWGKWVAEIREPNRGARVWLGTFNTSLEAAYAYDDASRRLYGSSAKLNLPPPAADHSSDSCGETVLPTFPTSEMSEDFWVQGCHHGDEANCYELWDTPVAPSLLDDKQESSWPEFPPENSSLPQ, encoded by the coding sequence ATGGAGCCGGCGAAGAAGACGACTGTGGGGAGGTCCAGAAAGGGTTGCATGCGTGGCAAAGGCGGACCGGATAACGCGCTCTGCACCTACAGGGGAGTCCGCCAGCGGACCTGGGGCAAGTGGGTCGCTGAGATCCGCGAGCCCAACCGAGGGGCAAGAGTATGGCTCGGGACTTTCAACACGTCCCTCGAAGCCGCGTATGCTTACGACGACGCTTCTCGGCGCCTCTATGGCTCAAGCGCAAAGCTCAACCTCCCGCCTCCTGCAGCGGACCACAGCAGCGACAGCTGTGGAGAGACCGTTCTTCCTACGTTTCCAACTAGTGAGATGAGTGAAGATTTCTGGGTGCAGGGTTGTCATCATGGAGATGAAGCGAATTGCTATGAATTGTGGGACACACCGGTGGCTCCGTCTCTGCTTGATGATAAGCAAGAGTCGAGCTGGCCGGAATTCCCACCAGAAAATAGTTCTCTCCCTCAATGA